Genomic window (Jeotgalibacillus haloalkalitolerans):
GCGTGCCCAAGCATAGTAGTGACAATGATAGCCGAACGGTAATGTAGCTAATGAACATCAAAAAACACGCCCTCACTCAGGACGTGTCTCTCTCCTTGCCAGCTTGTACATGAAAAACAGTAAAACAGCGATAAGCACCGCACTAAACAGAAGTGCTATCGGATTTCCTTCTCCAAAGATTGCAGTCAGCGCAACATCAAATGAAGGAACGCCTATTGCAGCAAGCAGCGGGAGAATCAATGTGGCAGTCAGGATACCTCCAGTGAAATACAAAATGTTTTTCGTTTTGGTACTCAAAAAACCGCCTCCTTCGTACTATGGTATCATAATATAAGGAAATAACTTATTTTTCTGACTTTTTACGGAAATAGTAAGGAAGTAGATGTATTCAGACACCAGCAGTAATTTGACCAGATAAGAGGAGGCAGTTATGTACATAGAAGATGATCTATGTGGCAGCTTTAAGCTGGAAAGTATTTTAGAAGAACTCATACTCAGTGCGCCGGTTCAGCGCTTAAAGGGCATTCACCAGGGTGGTGCAGGCTATCTTGTGAATGAAAAGTGGAACGTCACACGCTATGAGCATTCAGTTGGAGTGATGCTGCTGATCAGAAAGCTGGGTGGTTCACTCGAAGAACAGATTGCAGGGCTCCTGCATGATGTTTCCCATACGGCTTTTTCACATGTCATCGATTTTGTGTTTGAGCATGAGGATGAGGATTATCACGAACAGATTTTCCATAACGTAGTGGAAAATTCAGAGATTCCTGATATTCTCACAAAGCATGGTTATCGCTTCGAAGACATCCTTCTCGATGACACAAAATGGACGCTTCTTGAACAACCTGCACCTGAGCTTTGTGCGGACCGTGTTGATTATACGCTTCGGGACATGTACAGATACGGACAAATTACGCTTTCAGAAGCTACACACTTTTTAGACGAACTGATCGTCATACATGAGAGGATGTACCCCAGCAATATTGAATCAGCTGAATGGATCGTGGAGACGTATTATAAAGAAGTGATCGATTTCTTTATGGATCCACTTAATATATACGCAAACGACAGGCTTGCCCACTTACTCAAGCTCGCTCTGGAGAAGAAAGTATTAACTGCAAGTGATTTTCTTCTTGAAGACGCAATTCTAATAGATAGAGTCAGGAACACCAATGACAGAGAGCTTCAGGAGCTGCTGAAGCAACTCCACCCACAGGTGAAAGTCACGGAAGACCGCAAGCACTACCACCTCCACAGAAAAAATAAGCTTCGCATGCTGGATCCTTCAGTTCTTCACAACAGCAAATGGTTCAAAGCATCCTCCATTTCTAAAAAGGTAAGAATGATGGGAGATGAAGCGTACGAAAAAGCTGTCAGAGGAATGTATGTGAAAGTGCTTTAAAATTAGAACATTTAAAGGGGATCATAAATGAATATCAGTATTGAACCGTTACAGGCTTCACACGCTGAAGACCTTCTCCAGTTTGAAACCGAAAACCGGACGTACTTCAGCAGCATGGTACCGGATCGCGGTGATGACTATTACGTGCCGGTCATATTTGAACAAAAGCACCAGGCCCTGCTCAATGAACAGGTGCAGGGGGACGCTTGTTTTTACCTGATTAAAGACGAACAGAACCGGATCATTGGCAGAATGAATGTGACTGGCATCGACCCGAGAGAGCAATCAGGCAGTATTGGATACCGGATTGGCGAGGTTTATGCCGGAAAAGGAGCCGCCAGTCAAGCCCTTCAGCTTTTAATCAATGACATGCAAAAGAAAGGGATAAAAAAACTGAGTGCGATGACCACTGAGAATCACCTTGCGTCTCAAAAGATACTTCTGAAGAATGAATTCAGGGAAGTTGTTGGTGCAGGGGAGATTGTTGATTTGAATGGGCAGAAACTGAAAATGATTCACTTCGTGTACTTGCGACCTAAGTAGAAATTATAAAATAGTCCAAAACACCCCTTTTTCACCCTCTATATGCTAAAGTTAAATTAAAACGTTCCTTCAAGAAGGGGGCTGCACGGTGAACCTGGAGCTGTCTGCATATATCACACTTGCCTGTACATCCGGTGTACTCAACTTGTTTTTGAGTCTTTATGTATTTTTTAAGCGTCACCATTATACAAACATCTCTTATGTTTTTATTCTGTATACCTTCCTTATCAGCATTTACTGCTTTGGAACAGCTTTCAGTCTGTTGTCCACGTCACTTGAAGAGCTCAAATTCTGGACAACGGTGCTTTATGTTGGGCTGCCTATTTCAGCTCCTCTGGGACTATTATTTATCATGCAGTATCTCGGGTTTAATATTTTTAAAAAGAGATATTTGCTGCTCCTGTTGATTCCATTTATCAGCCTGATGATGGTGGCTACTAATGACTTTCATCACTTATATTATCGTGTATATGAAATAGATCCTGTCCTGGGTGCCCCTTATGTTTATCAGGAAATCGGCTTTTGGTATCTGATTCATGGCATATTTACATTTTCAAGCATGTTCACTGCTTTTTATCTACTGCTTTCCC
Coding sequences:
- a CDS encoding HD domain-containing protein, with the protein product MYIEDDLCGSFKLESILEELILSAPVQRLKGIHQGGAGYLVNEKWNVTRYEHSVGVMLLIRKLGGSLEEQIAGLLHDVSHTAFSHVIDFVFEHEDEDYHEQIFHNVVENSEIPDILTKHGYRFEDILLDDTKWTLLEQPAPELCADRVDYTLRDMYRYGQITLSEATHFLDELIVIHERMYPSNIESAEWIVETYYKEVIDFFMDPLNIYANDRLAHLLKLALEKKVLTASDFLLEDAILIDRVRNTNDRELQELLKQLHPQVKVTEDRKHYHLHRKNKLRMLDPSVLHNSKWFKASSISKKVRMMGDEAYEKAVRGMYVKVL
- a CDS encoding GNAT family N-acetyltransferase → MNISIEPLQASHAEDLLQFETENRTYFSSMVPDRGDDYYVPVIFEQKHQALLNEQVQGDACFYLIKDEQNRIIGRMNVTGIDPREQSGSIGYRIGEVYAGKGAASQALQLLINDMQKKGIKKLSAMTTENHLASQKILLKNEFREVVGAGEIVDLNGQKLKMIHFVYLRPK